The Gloeomargarita lithophora Alchichica-D10 genomic sequence CGCCACCCCCAGAAAGGAAACCCCGGCGGCCAGCACCGTCCAGCCCCGAATCCGTTCACCCCCCAGGCAAGCCACCACCGCCAAGGTCAACAGGGGTTCCGCCCGGGAAATAATCACCACATTGTTCGCCGAGGTGCGTTCTAAGGCCAATAAAATAGCGGCGGGGGCAATCACCCCAGACAATACCGCCACCCCCATCAAACGTAGCCAATCGCGCCGGGGCAAGCGGGGCATACGCTTAGGAAATCCCAGCGGCAGGAAAAAGGCCAACGCCCAGAGATTACCAACTAGAAGTAGATTGCAAAAGGTCAATAGGTTCGCCCCCTCAGCATTGGTTCCCAAGGTCATCAGCTTTTGGGTAAACGCATTGGCAGCCCCAAAAATAGTCACCGCCAAAATTAACCAGAGTCGCCCGGAACCCATCTTCATTAGAAATTTGTACCCATAAATTCATTTCATCCTAGCCGTTTTGTATTCCTGTTGACAGAATAACTGCCATTCCTAAAATGTTCCAGTTACAATCAGGGTGTCACCCGGTCTAGGGATCACGGGGTAAAAAACTATGAAAATTGTCCATCGGGATGAAGAACGGTTGGTGATTGAAACCTGGCTGCAAAGTTTACAAGGAAAATGGATTGTATTTGGTTTATTCACGTTTATATGGCTTGGGGTTGGTGGGGGTATCATCGCCCAAACCCGCTCTATTCGTTGTGAAAAAATTGAACCTACCATTGTCAACTGTTACATTACAGACACCCTATTTTGGGGTGCGCTCCGGCGAGTAAAAGTAGTAAACGGTGTCCAGCGAGTTTTTATAGATGAAGAAATTGGGTATAGCGATGCCAGTCAGTATCCCATTTATAAAGTGTTTTTAGCTACTAATAATGCTCAAGAAGTACCTTTCACCAATTGGGAACGGAGTCTGGATTTTACAAATCGAGTCAAAAACTCCCTAGAAACATTCCTAAAATCTGAAACAACAACTTATCAATTCACCTTAAATAATTATCGTAATATTGTGGGAGCGATATTTTTTATTGGCGTGAATTCTATTAACCTATTGTTTTTAATTGCCGACCCCTATAGAAAACGGCTTATTTTGGATAAAACTGCCAACCAAGCCCTAATGATTGTGAATTTTGTACTCAACACCCGCAAAGAATCCCTAAATTTAGGCCGGGTTTCTCTAAAATTCATGGAAGATACCGATAGTGACGGTGACACCTATTATGCTGTTTTGTTAAACACTCCAGGTATTGGGGATAAGAGTTATTCATTAAAATCCAGTAGCAATCGCCAAGTAGTTGAGGATTACTGGCGGACTAATCCTGATATTCAGACACTCAAAGAATTTGTGCGCTCTGAAGAAATTTTACCCAATTCCTAACTCGATTCGAGCAATAATGCGGACGCAGAGACTCGAACTCTGACCCGTAAGGACTGGAACCTAAATCCAGCGCGTCTACCAATTCCGCCACGTCCGCAAGCATTCTTCATTATAGGGTTAATAACTTGAGATTAAATCCCACCGGACGTTGAGCTTGCAAAGTTGTGAGTAGGGCTTGTCCTTGTTGGATCAATTCCCTAAAATCCCAATCAGCAGGCAGTTCCGGGCACCGCCGCAGACGGCTCAACCCCTCTCCCAGAAGTAAAACTGCTCCCCGCTGATTGTCATTACCCAGGTGATAGCCCGCCACCGCAATTTGCAATAACCCCTGATACAGTGTGCGTTCTGGCTCCATCGCTTCCATCCACAGGGCTTCCAGGGTGTCATGGCAGGCGTAGTATTCCCCGCAGTTGAATTGGTTGATCGCTTGGAGAAATTCGGGTGGATAATCATTCATCAGGTTTTAGGCAATTCTGGGCGCACATTTAACTCCTTGAGTTGTTCTGGGATGACCGCCGCCGGAGCATCCGTGAGTAAATCCCGTGCCTGTTGCGTCTTGGGAAAGGCCATGACATCTCGGATCGAATCTTCCCCCGCTAATAACATTACCCAGCGGTCTAAGCCATAGGCAATTCCCCCGTGGGGTGGTGCGCCATACTCTAAAGCTTCGAGTAAAAAACCAAATTTTTCTGCGGCTTCATCAGGGGACAAACCAATCAAATTAAAGATTTTTTCCTGGGTAGAACGTTGATAGTTCCGTAAACTGCCCCCCCCAATTTCCGTGCCATTCCACACCAAGTCGTAGGCCAACGCCCGCGCCCGCTCTAAATGCAACCTATCCTCAGGATGGGGAGCGGTAAAGGGATGGTGCAATGCCTCATACCGTTTTTGTTCCGGGTGCCATTCTACCAAGGGGAAATCCACAATCCAAAGGAGGGAAATGGCATGGGGATCAATCAAATTCAATTCCCGTCCCAGAAATTGACGCAAGTGATCCAAGGATTTGTTTACCAAAGATTCTGGCCCGGCTGCAAAGAGTAATAAATCCCCCGGTTGGGCATTGGTGCGTTCTAAAATTGCTTGCTTTTGCCCTGCGGTTAAATGGTCTTTAATGGCGCCAATGGTATCTAACTCCAAACCCGCCCGCACTCGCATATACGCCAAACCTTTGCCCCCGGCTTCGGTGACTAACTTAAATAAATCCCCCCCCGGTTTGATCCGCACATTGGAGATGGTTTCATTCCCACCGGGTACGGGTAAAATTTTCACC encodes the following:
- a CDS encoding DUF309 domain-containing protein, which codes for MMNDYPPEFLQAINQFNCGEYYACHDTLEALWMEAMEPERTLYQGLLQIAVAGYHLGNDNQRGAVLLLGEGLSRLRRCPELPADWDFRELIQQGQALLTTLQAQRPVGFNLKLLTL